Part of the Bifidobacterium sp. ESL0775 genome is shown below.
CGAAAAATGAGGTAGAAAGAAAAATATCTTACGGTGTGCAACTAAATTAGTGAACACCGTAAGATAAATTTCATATCGAAAATCAGTTGTTGAAGCGCATCGGCACAAGCAGGTAGCGGTAATCCATCGACTCGTCGGAATCGGCTTCCTGCTGTCCGTTGAACTCGACCGGCTTGACGGCAGTGGTCATCTTCATGCGCACGAACGGCTCGGTGATCGCGCTCAATCCCTCAATCAGATATGACGGGTTGAAGGCGACGGTGATGTTCTCGCCATCCATGTCGATGTCAAGGACCTCCTTGGCCTGCGATTCGTCGGCGGTGCCGGCGGAAAGCGTCAACGTCTGGCCTTCGAAGACCATGCGGATCGGTGCATTGCGTTCCGCGACCAGCGCCACACGCTTGATGGCGCCCAGCAGCGCCTCCTTGTTTAGGACGGCCTCGATTGGGTATTCATCGGCGAACAGCCTGTCGACCGCGGGGAACTCCCCATCAATCAGCTGCGAGGTCGAAACGCGCCCAGCGTTCTCAAAACCAAGCAATGACGGCTTTTCCGTGTTGAAATCGATGATCACGTTCTGGTGCTCGTCGACGGCGCGGGCCACATCGCGCAAAAGCGAGCCACGGACCAGCGTCTCGGTTTCGAGATCGCTGTCCTGCGGCGTCCACTTGAAGGTCGAACGTGAAAGCCGGAAGCGGTCGGTGGAGGTCATCACGACTTTCTCGCCGTTGAACTGGATGCGCACGCCGGTCAGCACTGGGCGGTTCTCCTCACGCGAGACGGCGACCGAGGCCTGCGAGACGGCCTGCACGAACGTGGGCGCATCGACCTGGCCCAGCATCGCCGGGGCTTCGGGCAAGTCCGGATATTCAGATTCGGGCATGAGCTGCAGATTGAACGTTGACTTGCCGGAGGTGATGGTCAGCGTCGTATCCGACGTGGACAGATAGGTTTTTTGCTGTGGCAGCGCCTTGGTGATGTCAGCGAGTAGTTTACCTTGTACGAGAATGCTTCCGGCCTCGTCGACGCCCGCCTCGATGTGGTGTTGAGCGGAGATTTCGTAGTTGAAGGCCGAAAGCTGCAAGGTGCCGTCGGCTGCTTTGAGTTTGATGCCTGCGAGGATCGGGTTGGCCGGGCGTGCGTCGATGACGCGGGTGGTCCAGGCAACTGCGTCCGCCAGGGCGGTGGAGTTGATTTCGACTTTCATAAGGCTCCTACTTTGGTGATTAACTGGTTTTTATTCTAGTTGCTTTTGTTCATCGTGAGATACAGATTCAACTTGCTCACTTCGCTGACCACGATGAAACGTAAGTTTGCTTAAGTAATCAGGATAATAAGCACGGTGAATATGTGGATAACATGCTTTATGCCTTATAAACAGCTTTATCCACAAGCATTGCGTATGTGGATAACCCGGCGAAGAATTGTGGATAAACCCTTGAGTTATCCACCGGCAAGGCTTCGCGCTTTTTCTATCCACCGTTTTTCGAGACGTGTCCACGAGTTTTCCACAGCAGTTAAGGCGAGTATCCACGCGTTATCCGCAGAGTTTACCCCCATTTGTGAATAACTATGTGGATAAATATCGCCAATAAATTTTCCACTGCCGGTGTGTCGCGCGGTGGAAAACATGAAAATCGTGTGAATTTGCCTGTCAAAGGCAACGTGACAGATAACGCGAAAGAATCAAATAATCGCGAATGTATTACATAAAATGTTGTTTGGGGGTGTCTCTTCAGTTGACAATTACCTCAAGAAAGCGATCCGACACACCATAGATGGCCGACTGACATCATTCGCCATCCATTAGCGATGTTGTTAAGCTCCGAACCGTACAGATACCCAAATCAAGCCGCTTAGCCCTCCGGGTGCTGCTTCAGGCGCACCGTGAGCTCCATGACGTAGTTGTAGATTTCCTGCTTCTCCTGCATTTCGTTGGAAATGCGGGTGTAGGCGTGCATCACGGTGGTGTGGTCGCGCCCGCCGAAGACCTCGCCGATGTCCACGAGGCTCATGCTGGTCATCTCGCGGGCCAGGTACATGGCAATCTGCCGCGCCAGCGCGACGTTCTTGGTGCGTGCGCGGCCGACAAGGTCGTCGAAGGTCAGGTGGAAATACTTGGCCACCTGCCCGATGATGTCGGTCGGCTTGATCTCGACGTCCGTGGTGAAGAAGTCCTGCAGGGTCTGCTCGGCCAAGGCGCGCGAGACCGGCTGGTTGCTGAGCGACGCGACGGCGGTGACGCGGGTGAGCGCCCCCTCGAGCTCGCGGATGTTCTCGGTGAAGCGTTCGGCGATGAGGTCGAGCACGTCGTTGGGGATGTTGGAATGGTTCATCGAGGCCATCATGCGCAAAATGGCGATGCGGGT
Proteins encoded:
- the dnaN gene encoding DNA polymerase III subunit beta, which gives rise to MKVEINSTALADAVAWTTRVIDARPANPILAGIKLKAADGTLQLSAFNYEISAQHHIEAGVDEAGSILVQGKLLADITKALPQQKTYLSTSDTTLTITSGKSTFNLQLMPESEYPDLPEAPAMLGQVDAPTFVQAVSQASVAVSREENRPVLTGVRIQFNGEKVVMTSTDRFRLSRSTFKWTPQDSDLETETLVRGSLLRDVARAVDEHQNVIIDFNTEKPSLLGFENAGRVSTSQLIDGEFPAVDRLFADEYPIEAVLNKEALLGAIKRVALVAERNAPIRMVFEGQTLTLSAGTADESQAKEVLDIDMDGENITVAFNPSYLIEGLSAITEPFVRMKMTTAVKPVEFNGQQEADSDESMDYRYLLVPMRFNN